Proteins from one Mesotoga infera genomic window:
- a CDS encoding TIGR03936 family radical SAM-associated protein, with protein MSAGKLAIRFSTGGLLRFLSHQEMATAIERLIRRSSIPVSFTQGFHPRMKISYSPAVPTGVGSLANYVLLDCENRVDNVLELLKAYSVFTLRALGAWYLPKDIKIDDFLDSYRFSLSLPAERFEPSRFNPQMIVVKKTKNGQRSFMAGEVFQNLTVTTLKTCHMVEYFQPTERPVPSEELLKILSREETASNEGVFVYVKEGYYKNRATTNILDEIGGI; from the coding sequence TTGAGCGCTGGAAAACTTGCGATTCGTTTCTCTACGGGCGGTCTTCTGAGGTTTCTGTCCCATCAGGAGATGGCGACGGCCATCGAGAGGTTGATCCGCAGATCGTCGATCCCAGTTTCCTTCACCCAGGGCTTTCATCCGAGAATGAAGATCAGCTACTCACCGGCCGTTCCAACGGGTGTGGGCAGTCTGGCAAATTATGTGCTGCTGGACTGCGAGAATAGGGTGGATAACGTTCTGGAACTTCTAAAAGCGTATTCGGTTTTCACCTTGAGAGCATTGGGGGCTTGGTATCTACCAAAGGACATAAAGATCGACGATTTTCTTGATTCCTACAGGTTTTCGCTGAGTCTTCCCGCAGAACGCTTCGAGCCATCCCGCTTCAACCCGCAAATGATTGTGGTGAAAAAGACCAAGAACGGGCAGCGTTCTTTCATGGCCGGAGAAGTTTTTCAAAACTTGACAGTAACAACTCTAAAAACCTGCCATATGGTAGAATATTTCCAGCCAACGGAAAGACCGGTACCATCGGAAGAATTGCTGAAGATCCTGTCGAGAGAGGAAACCGCTTCTAACGAAGGGGTATTTGTTTATGTAAAAGAAGGTTACTACAAGAATAGAGCTACGACTAATATTCTGGATGAAATAGGAGGGATTTGA